Proteins from a genomic interval of Paenibacillus sp. FSL H8-0048:
- a CDS encoding replication-associated recombination protein A: MDLFSQGEDNGSGRLLADRMRPGNLDEYIGQEHIVGRGKLLRRAIEADQVSSILLYGPPGCGKTTLAHIISHHTQGEFVRLNAVEASVKDVREVIERAQSNKALYGSKTILFLDEVHRFNSSRQDALLPAVEKGTITFIGATTENPFHYVNGALMSRSTLFQLESLTSEHSLIAMKRALADDQRGLGFMDLKADEDALLHIAAMANGDIRRALNALELAAMTTAPERDGSVHITLAVAEESIRRPIVKADESTQYDVLSAFHKSIRGSSDAALFWFLYAVEKLGMDPMTFIRRLIAASSEDIGLANPQAMVQAVSALDAYRNNGWPEAKLNIAQAILFAVESPKSDGVVTAIANVMNSLEDLKSAEVPLHLRDTHYKGAAQLGHEGYQYPHNFPGHYVKQDYLPKAISRKVFYQATEQGNEAKIRHNQQLRRGQ; encoded by the coding sequence ATGGATTTATTCTCGCAGGGTGAAGACAACGGGAGCGGACGGCTGCTTGCAGACCGGATGCGGCCCGGCAATCTGGATGAATATATCGGACAGGAGCATATTGTAGGCAGGGGCAAGCTGCTGCGCAGAGCGATTGAAGCGGATCAGGTCTCTTCTATCCTGCTCTACGGGCCTCCGGGCTGCGGCAAAACCACTCTGGCCCATATCATATCGCATCACACCCAAGGTGAATTCGTGCGGCTGAATGCGGTGGAGGCTTCGGTGAAGGATGTGCGGGAGGTCATTGAACGCGCACAGAGCAATAAGGCGCTGTACGGCTCGAAGACGATTCTGTTCCTGGACGAGGTACACCGCTTCAACAGCTCCCGGCAGGATGCGCTGCTGCCGGCCGTGGAGAAGGGGACGATTACCTTCATCGGTGCGACAACGGAGAACCCGTTCCATTACGTGAATGGGGCCTTGATGAGCCGCTCGACACTGTTTCAGCTGGAGTCCCTGACAAGCGAACATAGCCTGATTGCGATGAAGCGGGCGCTTGCTGACGATCAGCGGGGGCTCGGCTTCATGGACCTGAAGGCTGATGAAGACGCGCTGCTGCATATCGCCGCCATGGCGAACGGCGATATCCGCCGGGCCTTGAATGCTCTGGAGCTGGCGGCGATGACTACGGCGCCGGAGCGTGACGGCAGCGTGCATATTACGCTTGCGGTGGCGGAGGAGTCGATCCGCCGCCCGATTGTGAAGGCGGACGAGTCGACGCAGTACGACGTGCTGTCCGCTTTTCACAAAAGCATCCGCGGCTCCAGTGACGCCGCCCTGTTCTGGTTCCTCTACGCGGTGGAGAAGCTTGGCATGGACCCGATGACCTTCATCCGCCGACTGATCGCGGCCAGCAGCGAGGATATCGGCCTGGCGAACCCGCAAGCGATGGTCCAGGCAGTCAGCGCGCTGGATGCCTACCGCAATAACGGCTGGCCGGAGGCCAAGCTGAATATCGCGCAGGCGATTCTGTTCGCCGTAGAGAGCCCGAAATCAGACGGGGTAGTGACCGCTATCGCGAACGTCATGAACAGTCTGGAGGATCTGAAGTCGGCCGAGGTGCCGCTGCATTTACGGGATACGCACTATAAAGGTGCGGCCCAGCTGGGCCATGAGGGCTACCAGTATCCGCATAACTTCCCCGGCCATTATGTGAAGCAGGACTATCTGCCGAAGGCAATCTCCCGCAAGGTCTTCTATCAGGCCACCGAGCAGGGCAATGAGGCGAAGATCCGCCATAACCAGCAGCTGCGGCGCGGGCAATAG
- a CDS encoding glycoside hydrolase family 9 protein: MSQSKRKTGCIATLSLMLAFTIGSGTAVRPSVTEAASAGFNYAEALQKSIYFYEAQRSGELPADNRVEWRGDSGLQDGADVGHDLTGGWYDAGDHVKFGFPMAYTATMLAWSVYEYKDGYVQSGQLDEILDNIRWATDYFVKAHTAPNELWGQVGNGTADHNWWGPAEVMPMARPAYKIDAAHPGSDLAGETAAALASASIIFRDSDPAYADKLLLHAKQLYNFADTYRGAYSDTITDAKQYYNSWSSYADELSWGGVWLYLATGEQTYLDKAVAASELWGTNQAGDWGYQWTQSWDDKHYGAQLLLSRITEDPKFIQSTERNMQFWTTGVNGTSDRVTYTPGGLAHLDQWGALRYAANHAFLAFVYADWVTDPVKKNTAQAFAERQINYMLGDNPRNSSYVIGYGANAPEHPHHRTSHGSWSDSQTTPANHRHVLYGALVGGPSKTDAYTDAISDYVSNEVATDYNSAFTGSLARMMMLHGQGQSPLANFPPAETREDEMFTETSVNASGSNFVEIRAVLNNRSAWPARSSSQLSFNYYLDISEAVAAGYGPGDITVKAGGYNQGATVSQLLPYDEANHIYYTKVDFSGTPIYPGGQSAYRKEVQFRIAGPLNTTFWDNSNDFSFKGVAANASAATKNPYIPVYDAGVKVYGELPSGGGTPGEPQVPGRPSGLQAEPGNASVALSWNAVSGATKYTVKRSLVSGGPYTTVGTATSAVYSDSGLTNGVDYYYVVTASNSVGESTASVQVSAKPREITVPAGALRVQYRTNDTSPGDSQIRSQFRIINTGTEAIPLSGLKLRYYYTVDGDKPQEFHCDYAAVGSGNLNGSFGKLSAPVTLADSYLEISFAAGAGSLAPGADSGEIQVRFNKSDWTAYNESNDYSYGGTQQTFADWNKVTLYRGGTLVWGLEP; encoded by the coding sequence ATGAGTCAAAGTAAACGGAAGACCGGCTGTATCGCTACACTAAGCCTGATGTTAGCCTTCACCATTGGTTCAGGGACGGCAGTCCGCCCGTCTGTCACCGAAGCGGCAAGCGCCGGATTTAATTATGCAGAGGCACTGCAGAAATCGATCTATTTCTACGAGGCCCAGCGCTCGGGTGAACTGCCGGCGGACAACCGCGTGGAATGGAGAGGCGACTCGGGGCTGCAGGATGGTGCCGATGTCGGCCATGACCTGACGGGAGGCTGGTACGACGCAGGAGATCATGTCAAATTCGGCTTTCCGATGGCGTATACTGCGACCATGCTGGCATGGTCGGTCTATGAATACAAGGATGGTTACGTGCAGTCCGGGCAGCTGGATGAGATTCTGGACAATATCCGCTGGGCCACAGACTATTTTGTGAAAGCGCATACTGCACCGAATGAGCTGTGGGGACAGGTGGGTAACGGCACGGCGGACCATAACTGGTGGGGACCGGCGGAGGTCATGCCTATGGCGCGCCCGGCCTACAAGATTGATGCTGCACATCCCGGCTCGGATCTGGCTGGTGAGACTGCCGCCGCCCTTGCCTCGGCTTCCATTATTTTCAGGGATTCAGATCCCGCTTATGCGGACAAGCTCCTGCTGCATGCCAAGCAATTATACAATTTTGCCGATACGTACCGGGGGGCTTACTCCGATACCATCACGGACGCCAAGCAGTATTACAATTCATGGAGCAGCTATGCCGATGAATTAAGCTGGGGCGGTGTCTGGCTATACCTGGCGACCGGTGAGCAGACCTATCTGGACAAGGCGGTTGCCGCCAGTGAACTGTGGGGCACCAACCAGGCCGGTGACTGGGGCTACCAATGGACCCAATCCTGGGATGACAAGCATTACGGGGCACAGCTCCTGCTGTCCCGCATCACCGAGGACCCCAAGTTCATCCAGTCCACGGAACGCAATATGCAGTTCTGGACGACCGGGGTGAACGGCACCTCTGACCGGGTAACGTATACTCCAGGCGGGCTGGCCCATCTGGATCAATGGGGGGCGCTGCGGTATGCAGCCAACCATGCTTTCCTTGCTTTTGTCTATGCAGACTGGGTGACTGATCCGGTGAAAAAGAATACCGCCCAGGCCTTCGCAGAGCGCCAGATTAACTATATGCTGGGCGACAATCCGCGTAATAGCAGCTATGTTATCGGCTACGGCGCGAATGCACCTGAGCATCCTCACCACCGTACCTCACACGGCTCCTGGAGCGACAGCCAGACCACCCCGGCCAACCACCGGCATGTGCTTTACGGCGCACTCGTTGGCGGACCCTCCAAGACCGATGCGTACACAGATGCAATCAGCGATTATGTCTCTAATGAAGTTGCAACCGATTACAATTCAGCCTTTACCGGTTCTCTGGCCCGGATGATGATGCTTCACGGGCAGGGGCAGAGCCCGCTTGCGAACTTCCCTCCGGCCGAAACGCGTGAGGATGAGATGTTCACGGAGACTTCCGTGAATGCCAGCGGCAGCAATTTTGTGGAGATCCGCGCGGTTCTCAATAACCGTTCTGCATGGCCTGCCCGCTCCAGCAGCCAGCTGTCCTTCAACTACTATCTGGACATCAGCGAGGCTGTTGCTGCGGGATATGGTCCGGGCGATATCACGGTTAAGGCAGGGGGCTACAACCAGGGAGCCACTGTCTCCCAACTGCTGCCTTACGATGAAGCGAACCATATCTACTACACCAAAGTAGATTTCTCCGGCACCCCGATCTACCCGGGAGGACAGTCAGCTTACCGCAAGGAGGTTCAGTTCCGGATTGCCGGACCGCTGAACACCACCTTCTGGGACAACAGCAATGACTTCTCCTTCAAGGGAGTGGCCGCGAATGCTTCAGCGGCAACGAAGAACCCTTATATCCCGGTGTACGATGCAGGTGTCAAAGTGTACGGGGAGCTGCCTTCCGGCGGCGGAACGCCAGGTGAACCGCAGGTTCCGGGACGTCCGTCCGGCCTCCAGGCGGAGCCCGGCAATGCCAGCGTAGCCTTGAGCTGGAATGCAGTCAGCGGTGCGACGAAGTATACCGTCAAGCGCTCTCTGGTGAGCGGCGGACCGTACACTACAGTGGGTACGGCTACTTCAGCAGTCTACAGCGACAGCGGACTAACGAACGGAGTGGACTATTATTATGTGGTAACCGCTTCGAACAGCGTAGGGGAGAGTACAGCGTCCGTACAGGTGAGCGCCAAGCCGCGCGAGATTACAGTGCCTGCCGGCGCTCTGCGCGTGCAGTACCGCACCAATGATACCAGTCCCGGCGATTCACAGATCCGCAGCCAGTTCCGGATTATCAATACAGGAACCGAGGCCATTCCGCTCAGCGGTCTGAAGCTGCGTTACTATTACACTGTTGACGGGGACAAGCCGCAGGAATTCCACTGTGACTATGCAGCTGTCGGCAGCGGGAACCTGAACGGAAGCTTCGGGAAGCTTAGTGCACCTGTTACCCTGGCCGACTCTTATCTGGAGATTTCTTTTGCGGCAGGAGCAGGAAGCCTGGCGCCAGGGGCAGACAGCGGGGAGATTCAAGTGCGCTTCAACAAGTCAGACTGGACGGCCTACAATGAGAGCAATGACTATTCCTATGGCGGTACCCAGCAGACCTTCGCGGATTGGAACAAAGTCACCCTGTACCGTGGAGGAACACTTGTCTGGGGCCTCGAACCCTAA
- a CDS encoding glycoside hydrolase family 48 protein, whose product MKLSSFKKPASIVMTAVLTLSLTSGILSFSPGTAKAASVEKTRFLQLYDQLKDPASGYFSAEGIPYHAVETLLSEAPNYGHMTTSEAYSYWMWLEVLYGHNTGDWSKLESAWDNMEKYIIPINEGDGVQEQPTMSSYNPNSPATYASELPQPDQYPSALNGKYTPGKDPLDAELKATYGNNQTYLMHWLVDVDNWYGFGNLLNPKHTASYVNTFQRGVQESVWEAVSHPSQDNKTFGKPNEGFMSLFTKENSAPSAQWRYTNATDADARAVQAMYWAKDLGYTNTVYLNKAKKMGDFLRYGMYDKYFQKVGSAANGSPQPGTGKDSNQYLMAWYTSWGGGLGSGGDWAWRIGASHAHQGYQNVVAAYALSTATAGLVPSSATAGTDWSKSLTRQLEFYNWLQSSEGAIAGGATNSYGGSYSAYPAGASTFYGMLYDEAPVYQDPPSNNWFGMQSWSMERVAELYYILASSGDTTSDNFKMAKRVIENWIDWSSDYAFVGSRPVSDAAGYYLDQQGNRILGGANPQVATVAAPGEFWIPGNVEWHGQPDTWNGFSSFNGNSSLKAVTKDPGQDTGVLGSYIKALTFFAAGNKAEHGNYTALGGTASQLAKSMLDTAWGYNDGLGITTLEKRADYFRFFTKEVYFPAGWSGTFGQGNTIPGNATVPSDPAKGGNGVYASYTDILPKIKNDPKWSYLEGKYNTSYNKTTKTWDNGAPEFTYHRFWSQVDMATAYAEYDRLINNGSGPMPTATPTTTPTATPTATPTPTATPTTVPTATPTATPTATPTTVPTATPTTVPTATPTVAPTATPTTVPTATPTVAPTATPAVGNLVVQYRTTDTNATDPQFRPQLRIVNNGTTAVDLSKVKVRYYYTIDGERAQQFNVDYAALGGSNVLGSFVKLESAVTGADHYLEISFSAGAGSLAAGANTGEIQLRINKTDWSNYNEADDYSYDATKTSFTDWNRVPLYLNGVLVWGVQPQ is encoded by the coding sequence ATGAAGCTAAGTTCATTCAAGAAACCGGCCTCCATAGTCATGACTGCCGTTCTGACCCTTTCCCTCACCAGCGGAATCCTAAGCTTCAGCCCTGGAACCGCCAAGGCGGCATCGGTGGAGAAGACCCGGTTCCTGCAATTGTATGACCAGCTGAAGGACCCGGCCAGCGGGTATTTCTCGGCTGAAGGCATCCCGTATCATGCGGTAGAGACCCTGCTCAGCGAGGCGCCCAACTATGGGCATATGACTACCTCCGAGGCCTATAGCTACTGGATGTGGCTTGAAGTGCTGTATGGCCATAACACCGGGGACTGGAGCAAGCTCGAATCAGCCTGGGATAACATGGAGAAATACATCATTCCAATTAATGAAGGCGACGGTGTGCAGGAGCAGCCGACGATGAGCAGCTACAACCCGAACAGCCCGGCCACCTACGCCTCGGAGCTCCCTCAGCCGGATCAGTATCCAAGTGCATTGAACGGCAAGTACACTCCGGGTAAGGACCCGCTCGATGCAGAGCTGAAGGCCACCTACGGCAATAACCAGACCTATCTGATGCACTGGCTGGTGGATGTGGACAACTGGTATGGGTTCGGCAACCTGCTGAATCCTAAGCACACCGCCAGCTATGTGAACACCTTCCAGCGCGGCGTGCAGGAATCGGTGTGGGAGGCGGTCTCCCATCCTTCGCAGGATAACAAGACCTTCGGCAAGCCGAATGAAGGCTTCATGAGCCTGTTCACCAAGGAAAATAGTGCGCCTTCCGCGCAGTGGCGTTACACGAATGCTACAGACGCCGATGCACGCGCTGTGCAGGCGATGTACTGGGCCAAGGATCTTGGCTATACCAATACGGTCTATCTGAACAAAGCCAAGAAAATGGGCGACTTCCTCCGTTACGGTATGTACGATAAGTACTTCCAGAAGGTTGGAAGTGCGGCTAACGGTTCGCCTCAGCCGGGAACCGGCAAGGATTCCAACCAGTACCTGATGGCCTGGTATACCTCCTGGGGCGGCGGTCTGGGCAGCGGCGGAGACTGGGCCTGGAGAATCGGCGCAAGCCATGCGCACCAAGGGTACCAGAATGTGGTTGCAGCCTATGCGCTGTCCACTGCAACTGCAGGGCTGGTTCCGTCTTCCGCTACAGCCGGAACGGATTGGAGCAAATCGCTGACCCGCCAATTGGAATTCTACAACTGGCTGCAATCCTCTGAAGGAGCGATTGCAGGCGGTGCCACCAACAGCTACGGCGGTTCTTACAGTGCTTATCCTGCCGGAGCCAGCACGTTCTACGGCATGCTCTACGATGAGGCACCTGTCTATCAGGACCCGCCATCCAACAACTGGTTCGGGATGCAGTCCTGGAGTATGGAGCGCGTAGCAGAGCTGTATTATATCCTGGCTTCCAGCGGGGATACCACCTCGGATAATTTCAAAATGGCCAAACGGGTCATTGAGAACTGGATTGACTGGTCTTCAGATTATGCTTTTGTAGGCAGCCGTCCCGTATCGGATGCCGCCGGCTATTATCTGGATCAGCAGGGCAACCGGATTCTGGGCGGAGCCAACCCGCAGGTGGCTACTGTGGCTGCACCGGGCGAATTCTGGATTCCGGGCAATGTAGAGTGGCACGGCCAGCCGGATACCTGGAACGGCTTCAGCTCTTTTAACGGCAACAGCAGCTTGAAGGCAGTGACCAAGGACCCAGGGCAGGATACCGGCGTACTGGGCAGCTATATCAAAGCCCTCACGTTCTTCGCCGCAGGGAACAAGGCAGAGCACGGCAACTACACTGCGCTCGGCGGAACCGCTTCGCAGCTGGCTAAGTCGATGCTGGATACCGCCTGGGGCTACAATGACGGCCTTGGAATTACCACTCTGGAGAAGCGTGCCGATTATTTCCGGTTCTTCACCAAAGAGGTCTATTTCCCGGCAGGCTGGAGCGGTACCTTCGGCCAGGGCAATACCATTCCGGGGAACGCGACAGTTCCATCTGACCCGGCTAAGGGCGGCAATGGAGTGTATGCGAGCTACACCGATATTCTCCCGAAAATCAAAAATGATCCCAAGTGGAGTTATCTCGAAGGAAAATACAATACTTCCTACAATAAAACCACCAAGACCTGGGACAATGGCGCGCCTGAGTTCACCTATCACCGCTTCTGGTCACAGGTGGACATGGCTACAGCCTACGCCGAATATGACCGGCTGATTAATAACGGCAGCGGCCCTATGCCGACAGCTACCCCTACAACCACGCCAACGGCCACTCCGACAGCTACACCAACACCGACAGCTACACCAACAACAGTGCCAACAGCCACACCGACAGCTACACCGACGGCTACACCGACAACAGTGCCAACGGCTACACCGACAACAGTGCCAACGGCTACACCGACAGTCGCACCGACGGCTACACCGACAACAGTACCAACGGCTACACCGACAGTCGCACCAACCGCTACGCCTGCCGTAGGAAATCTGGTCGTTCAATACCGTACAACGGATACGAACGCCACCGACCCGCAGTTCCGTCCACAGCTGCGGATTGTCAATAATGGGACCACAGCGGTAGACCTCAGCAAGGTTAAGGTCCGGTATTACTACACGATTGACGGCGAGCGGGCACAGCAGTTCAATGTCGATTATGCGGCTCTCGGCGGCAGCAATGTGCTGGGCAGCTTCGTGAAGCTTGAATCTGCAGTTACAGGCGCAGACCATTATCTGGAAATCTCTTTCAGCGCCGGTGCCGGCAGTCTGGCAGCAGGTGCGAACACCGGCGAGATTCAACTGCGCATTAACAAGACCGACTGGAGTAATTACAATGAGGCTGACGATTACTCCTATGATGCAACCAAAACATCTTTCACAGACTGGAACCGGGTACCGCTGTATCTCAACGGTGTACTGGTCTGGGGTGTTCAGCCGCAATAA
- the mnmA gene encoding tRNA 2-thiouridine(34) synthase MnmA, giving the protein MTKANQDIRVVVGMSGGVDSSVTALLLKQQGYDVIGIFMKNWDDTDEFGVCTAETDAEDVRRVCEQIDIPYYTVNFEKEYFDKVFSYFLEEYKAGRTPNPDVMCNREIKFGEFLNKALQLGAEYVATGHYARVVEEDGLFKLLRGVDNNKDQTYFLNALNQYQLSKAMFPIGHLPKPEVRRIAEEAGLYTAKKKDSTGVCFIGERNFREFLSQYLPAQSGNMVDIATGEVKGRHDGLMYYTLGQRQGLGIGGSGTGEPWFVAEKDLASNTLYVVQGEKHISLYSTSLIASGVNWIDPDTLGDAPLKCTAKFRYRQPDQGVTLTKQADGTVHVAFDVQQKAITPGQAVVFYLGETCLGGGTIETADKVVPLAQA; this is encoded by the coding sequence ATGACAAAAGCTAATCAGGATATCCGGGTCGTCGTCGGGATGTCGGGCGGTGTGGATTCCTCTGTTACAGCGCTGCTGCTGAAGCAGCAGGGATATGACGTCATCGGCATCTTCATGAAGAATTGGGATGATACCGACGAGTTCGGCGTATGTACGGCCGAGACCGATGCCGAGGATGTGCGCCGCGTCTGCGAGCAGATCGATATTCCTTACTATACCGTTAATTTCGAGAAGGAATACTTTGATAAAGTCTTTTCCTATTTCCTTGAAGAATATAAGGCTGGCCGGACCCCGAATCCGGATGTGATGTGCAACCGCGAGATCAAGTTCGGCGAATTCCTGAACAAGGCGCTGCAGCTTGGCGCAGAATATGTCGCTACGGGGCATTACGCCCGGGTCGTGGAAGAAGACGGACTGTTCAAGCTGCTGCGCGGCGTGGACAACAACAAGGACCAGACGTATTTCCTCAATGCGCTGAATCAGTACCAGCTCTCGAAGGCCATGTTCCCGATCGGACATCTGCCGAAGCCGGAGGTACGCCGGATTGCCGAGGAAGCCGGACTCTATACCGCGAAGAAAAAAGACAGCACCGGCGTCTGCTTCATCGGCGAACGCAATTTCCGCGAATTCCTCAGCCAATACCTGCCTGCACAGTCAGGCAATATGGTCGATATCGCTACGGGCGAAGTGAAGGGCCGGCATGACGGCCTCATGTACTACACGCTGGGCCAGCGCCAGGGGCTGGGTATCGGCGGCTCGGGGACAGGCGAGCCCTGGTTCGTCGCCGAGAAGGATCTGGCCAGCAACACCCTGTATGTGGTGCAAGGCGAGAAGCATATCAGCCTGTACTCGACCAGCCTTATAGCCTCAGGAGTGAACTGGATCGATCCGGACACTCTTGGCGATGCGCCGCTCAAATGTACGGCCAAGTTCCGCTACCGCCAGCCGGATCAGGGAGTTACCCTGACGAAGCAGGCCGATGGAACCGTCCATGTCGCCTTTGATGTTCAGCAAAAGGCGATTACGCCCGGACAAGCCGTGGTCTTCTATCTGGGCGAGACCTGCCTTGGCGGCGGAACGATTGAGACGGCCGACAAGGTTGTGCCGCTGGCGCAGGCCTGA
- the cymR gene encoding cysteine metabolism transcriptional regulator CymR, producing MKISTKGRYGLTIMMELALKFGEGPTSLKSIAEKNGLSEHYLEQLIAPLRNAGLVKSIRGAYGGYILSRETSTITAGDIIRVLEGPISPVDFTEEDDPAKRDLWLRIRDSIADVLDSTTLSDLINFKEESQADNYMFYI from the coding sequence TTGAAAATATCAACCAAAGGACGTTACGGATTAACCATTATGATGGAGCTTGCCCTGAAATTCGGCGAAGGGCCTACATCACTTAAGAGCATCGCCGAGAAAAACGGACTGTCCGAGCATTACCTGGAGCAGCTCATCGCCCCGCTGCGCAATGCAGGCCTGGTGAAGAGCATCCGCGGAGCCTACGGCGGTTACATACTGTCCCGCGAGACCAGCACCATTACCGCCGGAGATATCATCCGTGTCCTGGAAGGCCCGATCTCCCCGGTGGACTTCACCGAAGAAGACGACCCGGCCAAGCGCGACCTCTGGCTGCGCATCCGCGACAGCATCGCGGACGTCCTGGACTCCACCACGCTATCCGACCTGATCAACTTCAAGGAAGAGAGCCAAGCGGATAATTACATGTTCTATATCTAG
- a CDS encoding VanZ family protein: protein MFQGKTRTAVWIGLGLYTGLILFFLFAGFNRSSALPETGLRYRLAFDGIPLHFPGGGYSNLWVFNLGNYLAFVPFGLVLPLLIRCRFLPFLLVFLAAITGIELIQMVTGLGSFDINDIVINTLGAVVGYGAQRLIRRDRTTTKGMLKLLSSGAVLTLIVYSAVSGINYYLDHGRGEIRALDQLPIEQGEIRWEQGLHSFTMAQEQVEPVINLYSPEHPGLHEFSLRLDGQYKELSGNFGVPDDAIPAKGSGTSSVIISADGEELYSLEVNIAPGENQPLSFQVRLEGKQQLTLAVKTDAADPRTHAVLWDLTLTEANTGQKLAARLHRLLGGG, encoded by the coding sequence ATGTTTCAAGGCAAAACAAGGACCGCCGTCTGGATCGGTCTCGGTCTGTACACTGGCCTCATCTTATTTTTCTTGTTTGCCGGCTTCAACCGTTCATCGGCTCTGCCCGAGACAGGCTTACGGTATCGCTTGGCTTTTGACGGCATTCCGTTGCATTTTCCGGGCGGGGGTTATTCGAATCTCTGGGTCTTCAATCTGGGTAACTATCTGGCCTTCGTACCGTTCGGCCTCGTCCTCCCGCTGCTGATCCGCTGCCGGTTCCTGCCGTTCCTCTTGGTCTTCTTAGCAGCCATTACAGGAATTGAGCTGATTCAGATGGTAACGGGTCTGGGTTCGTTCGATATCAACGATATCGTCATTAATACGCTGGGCGCGGTTGTCGGCTACGGCGCCCAGCGGCTAATCCGCCGCGACCGTACAACCACAAAAGGTATGCTCAAGCTCCTGTCATCAGGCGCTGTCTTGACGTTAATCGTCTACTCCGCTGTGAGCGGTATCAACTATTATCTGGATCATGGCCGCGGGGAGATCCGAGCGCTGGACCAGCTCCCTATTGAGCAGGGTGAAATACGGTGGGAACAAGGACTCCATAGTTTCACTATGGCACAGGAGCAGGTCGAACCGGTGATCAATCTCTATAGCCCTGAACATCCGGGACTTCATGAGTTCTCACTGCGCCTGGATGGACAATATAAGGAGTTATCCGGGAATTTCGGCGTCCCTGACGATGCTATACCTGCTAAGGGCAGCGGCACCAGCAGTGTCATAATCAGCGCCGACGGAGAAGAGCTTTACTCCCTGGAGGTGAATATCGCACCGGGCGAGAATCAGCCGCTGTCTTTTCAGGTGCGGCTTGAAGGCAAACAGCAGCTGACTCTTGCAGTCAAAACCGATGCTGCCGACCCGCGAACCCATGCGGTATTGTGGGACCTTACGCTCACAGAGGCCAATACCGGCCAAAAGCTGGCCGCGCGGCTTCACCGGCTGCTGGGCGGGGGATAA
- a CDS encoding DNA polymerase IV, with translation MPRERIILLSDCQSFYASVEKAAHPEYADQPVAVGDPTRMNGIVLAACPLAKSRGVTTASRVGEALTKCPELIVIRPRMGTYIKVSLLISEIYQVYTDLVEAFSIDEQFLDVTGSLRAFGGDLPELIHSIQQHVLLSTGVWTRVGIGPSKILAKMANNFAKKKAGGIFRLDYDNLDTELWPRPVHEMFMVAGRMTKNFYRMGITTIGDIARMELGEFKQRMRRTMGKQSDIQAEYYWQTARGIDPSPVVTGIRHQMKSVGHGKALRWNLYTRLEEIEVVLLELVIEVCQRARKYRYMGAVVSVAVVETDGNTSNSYSRQTTLPEPSALTHEVAAAAYRLFVDHWTGMPLSRLAITISELTDDRVMQLTLFDDRMRTLGREQAIDQIKTRYGSQALIRASSLLESAVALERAEQIGGHYK, from the coding sequence ATGCCTAGAGAGCGGATTATTCTGCTCTCCGACTGCCAGTCCTTCTATGCCAGCGTCGAAAAGGCGGCCCATCCCGAATATGCGGATCAGCCTGTGGCGGTCGGCGACCCCACGCGGATGAACGGGATTGTGCTGGCGGCCTGTCCGCTCGCCAAATCCCGCGGGGTGACCACCGCCTCGCGTGTGGGGGAAGCCCTGACGAAATGCCCGGAGCTCATAGTCATCCGGCCGCGGATGGGGACCTACATTAAGGTCTCCCTCCTGATCTCCGAGATCTACCAAGTATATACCGATCTGGTGGAGGCGTTCAGCATCGACGAGCAGTTCCTGGATGTGACCGGCTCCTTGCGCGCGTTCGGAGGAGACCTGCCGGAGCTGATTCACTCCATCCAGCAGCACGTTCTGTTATCTACCGGAGTGTGGACCCGGGTGGGCATCGGGCCGTCCAAAATCCTCGCCAAAATGGCCAACAACTTCGCCAAGAAGAAGGCGGGCGGAATCTTCCGGCTGGATTACGATAATCTGGACACAGAGCTATGGCCGCGCCCAGTGCATGAAATGTTCATGGTGGCTGGCCGGATGACCAAGAATTTCTACCGTATGGGCATTACGACTATTGGAGATATTGCCCGGATGGAGCTGGGGGAGTTCAAGCAGCGGATGCGCAGGACTATGGGCAAGCAGAGCGATATCCAGGCGGAATATTATTGGCAGACCGCACGCGGCATCGATCCTAGCCCGGTGGTAACCGGGATACGCCACCAGATGAAGTCTGTCGGCCACGGGAAGGCGCTGCGCTGGAATCTGTATACCCGGCTGGAGGAGATTGAGGTGGTGCTGCTGGAGCTGGTGATTGAGGTCTGCCAGCGGGCGCGGAAATACCGGTACATGGGCGCGGTGGTGTCTGTTGCAGTAGTCGAGACGGACGGCAATACCTCCAATTCCTACAGCCGTCAGACGACACTGCCCGAGCCGTCCGCGCTGACCCATGAGGTGGCGGCGGCAGCGTACCGCTTGTTCGTGGACCACTGGACGGGGATGCCGCTAAGCCGTCTGGCGATTACCATCTCCGAATTAACGGATGACCGCGTGATGCAGCTGACCCTGTTCGATGACCGTATGCGAACGCTGGGCAGGGAACAGGCGATTGACCAGATCAAGACCCGGTATGGCAGCCAGGCCTTGATCCGCGCCTCTTCATTGCTGGAATCCGCGGTTGCCCTGGAACGGGCTGAGCAGATCGGGGGCCATTACAAATGA